A DNA window from Helianthus annuus cultivar XRQ/B chromosome 15, HanXRQr2.0-SUNRISE, whole genome shotgun sequence contains the following coding sequences:
- the LOC118487533 gene encoding replication protein A 70 kDa DNA-binding subunit B-like produces MQAFVLAKNASGYQHLLEEKRCLTIRNPSLGENRQKVKYANGGLNINLNNNTVVEECHEAIGSEWGFDFTPFDSVVEDPTVDNKFFKSPIDVIGFVVKSFPFEVDTETNNGQNQKKVTFMLEDLNNKQIFVTLWDGYADQIMEYESSNRGEKNVVVIIQFGKYRFWGGHLSVSNLYIVTESQLTVILMRFIEKLSPEMSSSYSGLSSSVVKSVTEEFLSGLTFFPIGSLSSIDTTRFVVIVGTIKSFASNNEWFYNACTNCNKKVSTVTVVKEKQDGTDGFEEVTVLECKTDICNTRTVSSIPRIRLYIRVQDCTGIVSLTLFEREVTKLLKVNANQLLDNNIELANEGSFPKELNSLLNMKFAFKIAVSSFNISKKSDGYSVSKMTDNPVVLSELDKHFDTIQPIDEEAVNVEPSDSNRNDDLPVKV; encoded by the exons ATGCAAGCTTTTGTTTTGGCTAAAAACGCATCTGGATATCAACATCTTTTGGAAGAAAAGCGTTGTTTGACGATTAGAAATCCTTCATTGGGTGAGAATCGTCAGAAGGTCAAGTACGCTAACGGTGGTTTGAATATTAACCTTAATAACAACACCGTTGTTGAGGAATGCCACGAGGCTATTGGTTCTGAATGGGGTTTTGATTTTACTCCGTTTGATTCAGTTGTGGAGGATCCAACAGTTGACAACAAGTTTTTTAAAAGTCCAATTG ATGTAATTGGTTTTGTGGTCAAAAGTTTTCCCTTCGAGGTAGACACGGAAACTAATAATGGACAAAACCAGAAGAAAGTCACATTTATGCTTGAAGACTtgaa CAATAAGCAGATCTTTGTGACACTTTGGGACGGTTATGCGGATCAAATAATGGAGTATGAGAGCAGCAATCGAGGTGAAAAAAATGTCGTCGTAATCATTCAGTTTGGGAAATACAGATTCTGGGGAG GGCATTTGTCTGTTTCAAATTTGTATATTGTCACCGAGTCTCAATTAACAGTGATATTGATGAG atTTATCGAGAAACTTTCTCCCGAAATGTCTTCCAGTTATTCTGGCCTAAGTTCTTCTGTTGTCAAGTCTGTCACTGAAGAGTTCCTTTCTGGCCTCACTTTTTTTCCCATTGGGTCGTTAAGCTCAATAGATACG ACGAGGTTTGTTGTCATTGTTGGCACTATCAAGAGTTTTGCATCGAACAATGAGTGGTTTTACAACGCGTGCACAAACTGCAACAAAAAGGTTTCAACCGTTACTGTTGTTAAAGAAAAGCAGGATGGTACTGATGGTTTTGAAGAGGTTACTGTCTTGGAATGCAAGACTGATATTTGTAATACAAGGACCGTTTCATCAATTCCACG AATTAGGCTTTATATACGTGTCCAAGATTGCACTGGTATTGTGAGTCTAACATTGTTTGAGCGTGAGGTGACAAAGCTTTTGAAGGTTAATGCTAATCAGCTTTTAGACAACAACATTGAA tTAGCAAACGAAGGAAGCTTTCCAAAGGAGCTAAATTCATTACTCAATATGAAGTTTGCCTTCAAGATTGCTGTTTCTTCTTTTAACATCAGCAAGAAGTCTGATGGATACTCAGTCTCCAAGATGACTGATAACCCGGTTGTTTTGTCCGAGCTTGATAAACATTTTGACACTATTCAG CCTATTGATGAGGAAGCCGTCAATGTCGAACCATCCGATTCAAATCGTAATGATGATTTGCCTGTTAAGGTTTAG